One genomic window of Paenibacillus xylanilyticus includes the following:
- a CDS encoding acetyltransferase, producing the protein MMVTSYRALDHAKLVAIWERAVRATHTFLAEEDIVFYKSVVSEALSGMEVWEAVDSAGEPVAFMGLDGKHIEMLFVDVDQHGQGVGRMLVTHAIDLKGNDIKVDVNEQNEGAARFYTRMGFVQTGRSELDGSGNPFPILHLKLK; encoded by the coding sequence ATGATGGTTACATCATACCGGGCACTGGATCATGCCAAGTTGGTTGCCATTTGGGAACGAGCTGTACGGGCTACGCATACATTTCTGGCCGAAGAGGATATTGTCTTCTATAAAAGTGTGGTGAGTGAAGCTCTGTCAGGCATGGAAGTATGGGAAGCAGTGGACTCGGCGGGAGAACCCGTTGCTTTTATGGGGCTGGATGGCAAGCACATTGAGATGTTATTCGTGGATGTGGACCAGCATGGGCAAGGTGTCGGACGGATGCTTGTTACGCATGCCATTGACCTTAAGGGTAACGATATCAAAGTGGATGTGAATGAACAAAACGAAGGAGCTGCGCGGTTTTATACCCGGATGGGGTTTGTGCAGACAGGCAGATCGGAGCTGGATGGCTCAGGTAATCCTTTTCCTATATTACATCTGAAATTAAAATAG
- a CDS encoding formate/nitrite transporter family protein codes for METEGLRNVEQLALKKHKIYKQSLIRYLSRSMLASMFIGFGVIVAFKTGNFFYMEQSPFTYPMAALTFGAAIILIAYGGGDLFTGNTFYYTYAALRKKLRWLEVVKLWIASYSGNLMGAAVFALLIYLTGLFDSSQVNGFLLSVVEHKMEAPAMQLFFRGILCNWLVCLAFFVPMFMKENGAKMFAMMLFVFCFFISGYEHSVANMCTFAIALVLNHPGTISFGGVIHNLVPVTLGNLVGGVLLMGFMYYAVNKPFLDDETH; via the coding sequence ATGGAAACCGAAGGTTTACGCAACGTTGAACAACTAGCCTTGAAGAAACACAAGATTTACAAACAAAGTTTAATCAGGTACCTCTCACGTTCCATGTTAGCCAGCATGTTTATTGGATTTGGTGTGATCGTGGCGTTTAAAACAGGTAATTTCTTTTATATGGAGCAGTCCCCATTTACATACCCCATGGCAGCACTCACGTTTGGAGCGGCTATTATTCTGATTGCGTATGGCGGGGGTGACCTGTTTACCGGAAATACGTTTTATTACACGTATGCTGCACTCAGGAAGAAGCTGCGCTGGCTCGAAGTCGTGAAGCTGTGGATTGCCAGTTACAGCGGGAATCTGATGGGCGCAGCTGTCTTTGCTCTATTAATCTATCTGACGGGATTATTCGATTCATCTCAGGTCAATGGATTTCTACTAAGTGTGGTGGAGCACAAGATGGAGGCACCGGCAATGCAGCTCTTTTTCCGGGGGATTCTATGTAACTGGCTCGTGTGCTTGGCGTTCTTCGTACCGATGTTCATGAAGGAGAATGGCGCCAAGATGTTCGCCATGATGCTGTTTGTCTTTTGTTTTTTCATCTCGGGATATGAACACAGCGTAGCCAATATGTGTACGTTCGCGATCGCGCTGGTACTGAATCATCCGGGAACAATCTCGTTTGGCGGGGTCATTCATAATCTCGTTCCGGTAACCCTTGGCAATCTGGTGGGAGGCGTGCTGCTGATGGGCTTCATGTATTATGCGGTGAACAAACCATTTCTCGATGATGAGACTCACTAA
- a CDS encoding S-layer homology domain-containing protein — MNQDWKKLLLTVTVIGMLWGNQSVSAAEEQTRGANPISSVFTDEIDIRSTSLQAVQEAVKQGLISGYPDGSFHPRQYLTRREMAVLLAKASQLPLEEQSATDPKSKDWAAPYIEAIRKAGWMTGDASGNFRANDPIHREELASILVRVTGTQEIKGGQPQTILDEPMVSHWAKEQVQTALKLGLLESSDGKFESKSLVERQDIAAVLVDVFQTGERTASITELDGEIAYIDGRPFVIGKELQSILNEGNKEALQDAVITYDAKTRNLSSLSEIQITQPGTAAKPTTLNLKDTSYQGAISVSTDHVILRADTLSKVILKFGSSTLTIESDIDEVTVDTTDKIIVQGSGTWRQVVLKNAKSIVQLPASVKAEKVTLADGGALSQIIRNTPSAPTSSASTETSNSNSGSGSSGPTAPEPTPTPTPEPTPTPTPEPTPEPEPEPPVVVPPSPVNHQPIVQAIIPDKIVFLGEGEQEIDLSTVFTDADEDELSYEISEMNQSIASGEIQGSKLKIQPISIGNTKVTVKAKDGKGGSEVTSFLYVVQPFFIPPIVIPPIIPPQPPVNHAPIVIEALQAVEVELGAANAPTDLKTIFSDPDGDVLTFVAASSNQQVADADITGSILTLNTYSPGSAEITLTAKDSNGGEVESKFTVVIKAPAAVNHKPTVARQISKMNVHLGKVSDTVSLAGVFEDADGDSLTYTAESSDPNVAEALVQEDTLTLTFRDVVGSATITVKASDPDGEETVTTFAVDVQDPDAGKGLFISELVWGENFNQAIELYNPTSKSLNGGDITIVRSDSDTPITLDSGTIIPSTGTLVLAEEFSDFTEEEYYYLTLDLVVNREPVTLTLYYKGEVMDTAVIVPAQSLTRKWDTVLGDKVSYESSEWTNIGENNYGNLGKFDPLINP; from the coding sequence ATGAATCAGGACTGGAAAAAGCTGCTGCTTACTGTCACTGTAATTGGCATGCTGTGGGGAAATCAAAGCGTTAGTGCAGCAGAAGAGCAAACAAGAGGCGCTAACCCGATATCATCGGTTTTTACAGACGAAATTGATATTCGTTCAACTTCCCTGCAAGCCGTACAAGAGGCGGTTAAGCAAGGTTTAATCTCAGGCTACCCGGATGGATCATTTCACCCACGTCAGTATTTAACTCGGAGAGAAATGGCTGTATTGCTCGCCAAAGCATCTCAATTACCTCTTGAGGAACAGTCAGCTACTGACCCGAAAAGTAAGGACTGGGCAGCTCCATATATAGAAGCTATTCGTAAGGCAGGCTGGATGACGGGGGATGCTTCGGGGAATTTTCGCGCGAATGATCCGATCCACCGAGAAGAGCTTGCTTCCATATTGGTAAGAGTTACGGGGACGCAAGAAATCAAGGGAGGTCAGCCACAAACGATCTTAGATGAGCCCATGGTCAGCCATTGGGCCAAAGAACAGGTCCAAACGGCTCTGAAGCTCGGATTATTGGAATCGAGTGATGGAAAATTCGAATCCAAATCTTTGGTTGAACGGCAAGATATCGCAGCAGTTCTGGTGGATGTGTTCCAGACGGGGGAGCGAACAGCTTCCATAACCGAATTGGACGGAGAAATTGCTTATATTGATGGGCGTCCTTTTGTGATTGGGAAGGAACTGCAAAGCATTTTGAATGAAGGAAACAAGGAAGCATTACAGGATGCCGTAATTACCTATGATGCAAAAACACGCAATCTGTCCTCCTTGTCGGAAATTCAGATTACACAGCCGGGTACGGCTGCTAAGCCCACTACATTGAATCTGAAAGATACATCCTATCAGGGTGCAATTTCAGTCTCTACAGACCATGTCATTTTGAGAGCCGATACATTATCCAAAGTTATTTTGAAATTTGGGTCAAGTACACTAACTATCGAAAGTGATATTGATGAAGTGACGGTTGATACCACCGATAAAATTATTGTTCAGGGAAGTGGGACGTGGAGACAGGTTGTGCTGAAAAATGCGAAATCGATCGTTCAATTGCCTGCCAGCGTGAAAGCAGAGAAAGTAACCCTTGCGGATGGTGGAGCTTTATCTCAGATCATTCGCAATACGCCTTCGGCACCAACATCGTCTGCTTCTACGGAAACAAGCAATTCAAATTCGGGTTCAGGTTCATCAGGACCAACAGCACCAGAACCGACACCAACGCCGACGCCGGAGCCAACACCGACGCCAACGCCGGAGCCGACACCGGAACCAGAACCAGAACCGCCAGTTGTTGTGCCACCGTCTCCTGTTAATCATCAACCGATTGTTCAAGCAATTATTCCCGATAAGATCGTTTTTTTGGGAGAGGGCGAACAAGAGATTGATCTGAGCACTGTATTTACGGATGCGGACGAGGATGAACTGAGTTATGAAATTTCAGAAATGAATCAAAGTATCGCTTCTGGCGAAATTCAGGGTTCCAAATTAAAAATACAGCCCATTTCCATAGGGAATACAAAGGTAACGGTGAAAGCTAAAGACGGAAAGGGAGGAAGTGAGGTAACGTCATTTCTCTATGTCGTCCAACCTTTCTTCATTCCACCGATTGTAATCCCGCCAATCATCCCGCCTCAACCGCCAGTAAACCATGCTCCCATAGTGATTGAAGCATTGCAAGCGGTTGAAGTTGAATTGGGGGCTGCAAATGCTCCAACAGACTTGAAGACTATTTTCTCTGACCCCGACGGAGATGTACTGACCTTCGTAGCAGCTTCTTCGAATCAGCAGGTTGCCGATGCTGATATTACAGGCAGTATACTGACGTTGAACACCTACTCTCCTGGTAGCGCTGAAATTACGTTAACTGCCAAGGATAGTAATGGTGGGGAAGTGGAGAGCAAGTTTACTGTCGTGATCAAAGCACCTGCCGCTGTGAATCATAAGCCCACAGTTGCAAGACAAATTTCTAAAATGAATGTACATCTGGGAAAGGTTAGCGATACAGTTAGTCTGGCCGGCGTATTCGAAGATGCAGATGGAGACTCTCTGACGTACACGGCAGAATCTTCTGACCCTAATGTAGCAGAAGCGTTGGTGCAGGAAGACACGTTAACATTAACCTTTAGGGACGTTGTAGGTTCAGCAACAATTACGGTGAAGGCTTCTGACCCGGATGGTGAGGAGACGGTGACAACATTTGCTGTAGATGTACAAGATCCTGATGCAGGAAAGGGACTGTTTATCTCTGAGTTGGTCTGGGGCGAGAATTTTAATCAAGCTATTGAGCTGTACAATCCGACATCCAAATCACTTAATGGAGGGGATATTACGATTGTTCGGAGCGACTCGGATACCCCGATTACGCTAGACTCGGGTACTATCATTCCCTCCACAGGTACGTTAGTTCTTGCAGAAGAGTTTAGTGATTTTACAGAGGAAGAGTACTATTACTTGACTTTAGATTTGGTTGTAAATAGAGAACCAGTAACGCTGACGCTATATTACAAAGGGGAAGTCATGGATACGGCAGTAATTGTACCGGCTCAATCTTTGACAAGGAAATGGGATACTGTTCTAGGTGATAAGGTTTCTTATGAATCATCTGAATGGACCAATATTGGAGAAAACAATTATGGCAACTTGGGCAAATTTGATCCTTTAATTAATCCTTAA
- a CDS encoding S-layer homology domain-containing protein, giving the protein MMRKMKRTAQLAIVALLLSNAVPVAAQSRNSVEQVLPSSKVSSDYSASNGLNDSMNKAVTMGFINGDPNGNLRTTDPITRQELAVVLAKSLGLTVSKTSSSPFADVKSTNWSAPYIQAVKKAGLLQGDAAGRFRPQAQITGQELIAVLVRATAFAKQETKEDSVPQEWNGTSSWAAPYVQTAVKADLLSEYPGETKVKQGLIRGEAVSMILSAMFPENRLSVIQQLQGDQVQINGVKYHISDNVAGLLNDRNRTVLDQAGIQFTSHNHNLTEINALEIRKGGEAAHTDEAEFSRNLLLNGGDTTLDGDLTIKADFTSVQGITIKGKLTIAPEMEHDFHAKNVKVEDSVWVQGGDSNTVVFEDSALKDVNVDKNDVHVSLAGSTHAQEISVQSDSRIDIEQTATLPLLNIIEGASRVELQGTVDTVSLNTSKSMQLNGNVNVQQLTVDGAGPININATATIQQLQVNNPAAQINVAGNVKVAEVNLAAGVPTSAVSGGTGMASSNTASPSSSGGTGGSETPVAANRAPELLKAFETRKFTANGQGATLNLNGYVTDPDGDPLTYTVASSKSSVAKVVLSGANLEITPMEHGIATITVSSNDGRGKRLRSTFEVNVNAAPLATPIPDQELVAESGSKDVDLMIYFMDDEKYESELLYSVTNNASDIVDSEIVGSNYAESVLRLTPKKAGEVVLKIRVDDGQIADDGSTGVTEVEMRVVVLPPLNRAPVGEAPSNMDVYLGNNIPIVKLNELYTDPDGDSLTYTATSSNSDGVIVEENAGELKFTALQLGTYTISYSVNDGKGGKTNGTFDINVDPVPNSNPVGQSPDWVTVYLGFLPGSIPSVNLNDYYTDLDGDPLTFSATSTDPDGLIVEESSGVLRFTALKFGEYTVHFSVEDGKGGLISTAFQVSVNPKPNASPVLTSNLPAQTLFLGKEDVVIDLSQYFSDPDGDVLEFQTPLDLNNFLIAELNIQENKLIIHPKQVGKFQATIQAKDVYGKEATASIDIQVIESGSFGAIPDQTITWPWFTLDIDLTPYLLNFDISTLTVDAASTDVNIATVSANGAQVAVNPVAEGQATVTLTVYDLAGRKEQTSFGVTVQAEPPVNNSVPEVVNSIDEQVLTPSVTNARTYDLSQLFSDPDGDVLQYTISSSSAEAVDASINGNQLTIKPGTGNAVAPLTITAKDGKGGQVEYSFNVRTASLVNGGVVQINTKSGVQDALTYSTSSLFPDQTSFKVYSGTPDSTFTGPDTLNTNRIPITVSPLNYWIIGNDGRAVVVQVNSLPQGTAELFFSQYVDAGDGRGVVQLYYTGDGNPSHKATGYQVEVYKWMKRTSTMQVTPYGVLDVYPGVPYIYIDTIFYDYFDITNASYYNDELALYNPNEYNVVALVLKKDGRIVDVLGDPASHDQFMPAGGTFIRKRGIYTGSQQFSLTGEWNEYPKGTLQFVPFHTP; this is encoded by the coding sequence ATGATGCGGAAAATGAAAAGGACAGCACAATTAGCCATAGTTGCATTGCTCCTAAGCAATGCTGTTCCAGTTGCTGCACAGAGTCGGAATTCAGTAGAGCAGGTACTACCTTCGTCTAAGGTGTCTTCAGACTACAGTGCTTCAAATGGGTTAAATGATTCCATGAATAAGGCTGTAACCATGGGTTTCATCAATGGGGATCCGAATGGAAACCTTCGGACAACCGATCCCATTACCCGTCAAGAACTGGCGGTTGTTCTTGCAAAGTCTCTGGGACTGACAGTAAGCAAGACATCATCATCACCTTTTGCAGATGTCAAATCGACTAACTGGTCAGCTCCTTACATTCAAGCGGTGAAGAAGGCTGGCCTTCTACAGGGAGATGCAGCAGGACGCTTCAGACCACAAGCGCAGATCACCGGGCAGGAACTGATAGCTGTTCTGGTGCGAGCCACAGCCTTTGCCAAACAGGAAACGAAGGAAGACTCTGTTCCACAAGAGTGGAACGGAACAAGCTCTTGGGCTGCACCTTATGTCCAAACGGCTGTAAAGGCAGATCTGTTGAGTGAGTATCCAGGAGAAACCAAAGTTAAACAAGGACTTATTCGTGGCGAAGCGGTAAGCATGATTCTGTCGGCCATGTTCCCGGAAAATCGCCTATCTGTTATTCAGCAGCTCCAAGGCGATCAGGTCCAGATCAACGGAGTAAAGTATCATATCTCTGACAACGTAGCAGGCCTTCTGAATGATCGTAACAGAACTGTACTGGATCAAGCTGGAATACAGTTCACGAGCCATAATCATAATCTTACCGAAATCAATGCTTTGGAAATTAGAAAAGGCGGAGAAGCTGCACATACAGATGAGGCAGAATTCAGCCGTAATCTGTTATTGAATGGTGGGGACACTACACTTGATGGTGATCTGACAATTAAAGCAGACTTCACCTCGGTGCAAGGAATTACAATTAAAGGTAAGCTGACAATAGCCCCGGAGATGGAGCATGATTTTCACGCCAAAAATGTAAAAGTGGAAGATTCTGTTTGGGTACAGGGCGGAGACAGCAATACTGTTGTATTTGAGGACTCAGCTCTAAAAGACGTGAATGTGGATAAAAATGATGTGCATGTGTCCCTGGCAGGAAGTACCCATGCTCAAGAGATTAGCGTCCAGTCAGACAGTAGAATTGATATTGAGCAGACAGCTACTCTTCCGCTGTTGAATATCATTGAAGGTGCAAGCAGAGTGGAACTTCAGGGGACGGTTGATACCGTTTCTCTGAACACATCTAAGTCCATGCAGCTTAACGGGAATGTGAATGTGCAGCAGCTCACGGTAGATGGGGCAGGTCCGATAAATATTAATGCAACAGCCACCATTCAACAACTCCAGGTAAATAATCCAGCTGCACAGATCAATGTAGCGGGAAATGTGAAGGTAGCTGAGGTCAATTTGGCGGCTGGAGTACCAACTTCCGCGGTTAGTGGAGGTACAGGGATGGCTTCTTCCAACACTGCATCGCCATCTTCATCAGGTGGAACAGGGGGAAGTGAAACTCCAGTTGCTGCCAATCGTGCACCTGAACTGCTGAAAGCATTTGAAACCCGCAAGTTCACGGCGAACGGACAAGGTGCCACTTTAAATCTAAATGGCTATGTAACTGATCCGGATGGTGACCCGTTAACGTATACCGTTGCTTCATCCAAGTCCTCCGTCGCTAAGGTAGTGCTTAGTGGGGCCAATCTCGAGATCACACCAATGGAACATGGAATAGCTACAATAACCGTATCCTCTAATGATGGGCGAGGCAAAAGGTTAAGATCTACATTCGAGGTCAACGTGAATGCAGCTCCTCTTGCAACTCCCATCCCTGATCAGGAGCTTGTTGCCGAATCAGGCAGCAAGGATGTGGATCTCATGATTTACTTTATGGATGATGAGAAATATGAATCGGAGTTACTCTACAGCGTGACGAATAATGCCTCGGATATCGTAGACTCCGAAATCGTCGGAAGCAATTATGCAGAATCCGTACTGAGGTTAACACCTAAGAAGGCGGGAGAAGTCGTTCTCAAAATAAGAGTCGATGATGGGCAAATTGCGGATGATGGAAGTACGGGTGTTACGGAGGTCGAGATGAGGGTTGTCGTTCTACCACCGCTTAACCGTGCACCTGTGGGGGAAGCTCCATCGAATATGGACGTATACCTCGGCAATAACATCCCTATAGTAAAATTGAATGAACTATACACTGATCCAGACGGTGACTCTTTGACGTATACGGCGACTTCATCCAATTCCGATGGGGTTATTGTGGAGGAAAATGCAGGTGAGTTGAAGTTCACTGCTCTTCAATTGGGGACGTATACGATTTCTTATTCCGTTAATGACGGTAAAGGCGGAAAAACAAATGGAACGTTTGATATCAATGTAGATCCTGTCCCGAATTCGAATCCGGTAGGACAGTCACCTGATTGGGTTACCGTATATTTAGGTTTTCTACCAGGTTCCATTCCCTCTGTTAATTTAAATGATTATTATACAGATTTAGATGGTGACCCACTTACATTCAGCGCCACTTCAACTGATCCGGATGGATTGATCGTTGAGGAGAGTTCAGGAGTACTTCGTTTCACTGCTCTGAAATTTGGAGAATACACCGTTCATTTTTCGGTGGAGGATGGCAAAGGCGGTCTTATTTCAACGGCATTTCAAGTAAGTGTTAATCCTAAGCCTAATGCTTCTCCAGTTCTTACTAGTAATCTACCTGCTCAAACGCTGTTTCTGGGTAAAGAGGATGTTGTCATTGATCTCTCACAATATTTTAGTGATCCAGATGGCGATGTATTAGAGTTTCAAACGCCACTTGACTTAAATAACTTTCTCATCGCAGAGCTCAATATTCAGGAAAACAAGCTGATTATTCATCCCAAGCAAGTTGGTAAATTTCAAGCTACCATCCAAGCAAAAGATGTCTATGGAAAAGAGGCGACAGCCTCTATTGATATTCAGGTTATAGAATCCGGAAGTTTCGGTGCCATCCCTGATCAAACAATAACATGGCCCTGGTTTACTTTGGATATAGACCTTACTCCGTATTTGCTGAATTTTGACATTAGTACTTTAACGGTGGATGCTGCTTCTACAGACGTAAATATTGCGACAGTGTCGGCGAATGGCGCACAGGTTGCGGTTAATCCAGTAGCAGAAGGACAAGCTACGGTAACACTAACCGTATATGATCTGGCAGGACGAAAAGAACAGACCTCTTTTGGCGTAACTGTTCAAGCCGAGCCGCCAGTCAATAACTCTGTACCTGAGGTTGTAAATAGTATTGACGAACAAGTATTAACGCCGAGTGTAACGAATGCACGCACCTATGACCTGAGTCAATTGTTCAGTGATCCGGATGGAGATGTACTGCAATATACAATTAGCAGCAGCTCAGCTGAAGCAGTGGATGCGAGCATTAACGGCAATCAACTAACGATTAAGCCTGGAACGGGGAATGCAGTAGCTCCTTTAACCATAACAGCGAAAGATGGAAAAGGTGGGCAGGTTGAATACTCCTTCAATGTTCGGACTGCTTCTCTGGTGAACGGTGGGGTCGTACAGATTAATACGAAATCCGGAGTTCAGGATGCTTTGACCTATTCAACCTCAAGTTTGTTCCCGGATCAAACAAGTTTCAAAGTCTACAGTGGTACGCCAGATTCAACGTTCACAGGGCCGGATACCTTGAATACGAATCGAATTCCAATAACAGTATCTCCGTTGAACTACTGGATTATTGGAAATGACGGTAGAGCTGTGGTAGTTCAAGTTAACTCGCTGCCTCAAGGAACGGCAGAGCTATTTTTCTCTCAATACGTTGATGCAGGAGATGGGCGCGGTGTTGTGCAACTTTATTACACAGGTGATGGAAATCCGTCACATAAGGCAACCGGATATCAAGTGGAAGTTTACAAGTGGATGAAAAGAACATCGACGATGCAAGTGACGCCTTACGGTGTATTGGATGTGTATCCAGGCGTACCTTATATTTATATCGATACCATATTCTATGACTACTTTGATATTACCAACGCTTCTTACTATAACGATGAATTAGCTCTCTATAATCCGAATGAATATAATGTCGTAGCACTCGTTCTCAAAAAGGACGGCCGAATTGTAGATGTGCTGGGTGATCCAGCTTCTCATGATCAGTTCATGCCTGCCGGCGGGACATTTATTCGCAAACGTGGGATATACACGGGTTCACAGCAGTTTTCCTTGACAGGGGAATGGAATGAGTATCCGAAAGGAACCCTTCAATTTGTTCCTTTTCACACTCCATAG
- a CDS encoding zinc-binding dehydrogenase, whose product MKAIIHSGQSGLRGLQYTSSTSRAPGFGEVKIQLKSAGLNHRDLFIMAGRTTHDAPLILGSDGAGIIVETGEGVVHPSVGEEVIIHPTLGWKCAADVPLVPEIVGGPTDGTLAQYITIPAENALPKPSHLTWEEAGVLSLSALTAYRALFTRGGLQQGEHVLIPGIGGGVATYALLMAVSAGAKVTVTSRNEMKQNEAIRLGAVQAFDSHEDWSKHNKHDHVDLVLDSIGQALFPQYFNIIRPGGRIVMYGASSGDDLTVPIRSIFFPQVSLIGTSMGSHEEFVQMLQWVEHHSIHPVVDRVYALQDTAKAFERMEKGEQFGNLAIRIPDSR is encoded by the coding sequence ATGAAAGCTATTATACATTCTGGCCAAAGTGGCCTCAGGGGGCTCCAATATACATCATCCACAAGCCGAGCACCAGGGTTCGGCGAAGTCAAAATTCAGTTAAAATCCGCCGGTCTTAACCATCGCGATCTCTTCATCATGGCAGGTCGCACAACCCATGACGCTCCGCTCATTCTAGGCTCCGATGGGGCTGGTATAATAGTAGAAACTGGCGAAGGCGTTGTACACCCTTCTGTAGGTGAAGAAGTCATTATTCATCCAACTCTCGGTTGGAAGTGTGCAGCAGATGTGCCACTTGTACCTGAGATCGTAGGCGGACCAACGGATGGAACACTTGCACAGTATATTACCATCCCTGCCGAAAATGCATTACCCAAACCATCTCATCTAACTTGGGAGGAAGCAGGGGTGTTATCCCTATCGGCATTGACGGCCTACCGTGCGTTATTCACCCGTGGTGGTCTTCAGCAGGGAGAACATGTTCTGATTCCCGGCATTGGAGGTGGTGTAGCCACCTATGCTCTGCTTATGGCGGTATCAGCTGGAGCCAAGGTAACCGTAACCTCAAGGAACGAAATGAAGCAAAATGAAGCCATTCGATTGGGAGCTGTACAAGCATTTGACAGTCATGAGGATTGGAGTAAGCATAACAAACACGACCACGTGGATCTGGTTTTGGATAGCATCGGACAAGCTCTTTTCCCCCAATATTTCAATATTATCCGACCCGGTGGCCGAATCGTAATGTATGGCGCAAGCTCCGGAGATGATCTGACTGTTCCGATCCGATCCATCTTCTTCCCTCAAGTAAGCCTGATTGGTACTTCCATGGGAAGCCATGAAGAGTTTGTCCAGATGCTGCAATGGGTGGAACATCATAGTATACATCCTGTAGTCGATAGAGTGTATGCGCTACAGGACACAGCGAAAGCGTTCGAACGGATGGAAAAGGGGGAGCAGTTTGGCAATCTTGCTATACGGATTCCGGACTCAAGATAA
- a CDS encoding LysR family transcriptional regulator codes for MDAGDLKIFQTVAREGSISKAALALNYVQSNVTTRIRQLESQLQVQLFHRTNRGMVLTPAGDHLLEYADKILDLLHEAELSTQTGSIPAGKLRLGSIETAASSFLAPFLAKYNSCYPEVQTSLVTGGTHELNQRVMQHDLQGALVYGPVEHPELKYTKVFDEELVLIAEPGLHQMAEVLDKPMLFFEIGCTHRTQAEAFLHSHGVHTLNVMEFGTLNTILSGVSAGIGVSLLPRSSVVQAELRGEVSVISLPEPYCRLEVGLVHARSEHLSAALRGLLEMMITRNNEG; via the coding sequence ATGGATGCAGGAGATCTGAAAATATTTCAGACAGTTGCTCGAGAGGGAAGTATTAGTAAAGCGGCATTGGCACTAAATTATGTGCAGTCCAATGTTACAACGCGGATCAGGCAGCTGGAAAGTCAACTTCAAGTTCAGCTTTTTCATCGCACGAACCGGGGAATGGTACTTACGCCTGCTGGAGATCATTTGCTCGAGTATGCAGATAAAATACTGGATTTGTTGCATGAAGCAGAATTGTCGACTCAAACAGGAAGTATACCTGCTGGAAAGCTTCGTTTAGGTTCCATTGAGACAGCGGCCTCCAGCTTCCTTGCTCCATTCCTGGCTAAATACAATTCCTGTTATCCAGAAGTACAGACTTCACTTGTCACAGGAGGGACTCATGAGCTGAATCAGAGGGTCATGCAGCATGATCTGCAAGGAGCCTTAGTCTATGGGCCAGTCGAGCATCCTGAACTGAAATATACCAAGGTGTTTGATGAAGAACTGGTTCTGATTGCGGAACCAGGCTTGCATCAAATGGCCGAAGTTTTAGATAAACCGATGTTGTTCTTTGAGATTGGGTGTACGCACAGAACTCAAGCTGAAGCTTTTCTACATAGCCATGGGGTCCATACGCTCAATGTAATGGAATTTGGAACACTGAACACGATCCTAAGTGGTGTATCTGCCGGAATAGGGGTATCATTACTCCCACGTTCTTCGGTTGTCCAAGCCGAATTAAGAGGAGAAGTTTCAGTGATATCTTTGCCAGAGCCATACTGCAGGTTGGAAGTGGGACTTGTACATGCCCGAAGTGAACATCTATCGGCTGCATTACGAGGCTTGCTGGAGATGATGATAACTAGGAATAACGAAGGCTAA